The Fusarium falciforme chromosome 12, complete sequence DNA window TTGAGTATCACGCTAACCAAGCCAGACACAACAGGCATGGCAAAGGCCGGCAAGTATATCTCTGCATGACGAATACCACCCGATCGCAGGGAATAGTAGCGGGTGAACCAGGAAGCAAGGGGGCCGCTGGCAGGGAAGGCCAAAAGTGAACCGATGATGCCAGCGATGCCAATCCCGACTCCCTTGGTTTGCAGGTCCAGGTCCCAGAGTCCCACCAAGACAGCTGGTTGAGAAATGCTCAAAAAGATGATGCCGCTCAAGTTGACGCCCGTGAGTAGAGCAACCCAGAAGGTGAGGGGATTGAGGATGCAGAGAACCATCTGCATATAAGTCACAcccatggccttgaagtTGGTTCCAGGCGCTCGGTTGACACCGAATCTCGCCCAAAAGCTTCGTTTTGGGGGAACGTCTGGAAGTGGTCTCTCCGAGCCGGAACTCTCGACATCCTCCCAGTCATCGTAAACCCTGACCTTTTCCGAGCTGCTCTGCACGAGCACACGACCATCAAGAGCAACTGGTGGTCTTTCAAAGTAGGTCTCGGGAACAAGGAATATGACCAAGGCGAGGGCAACCAGACAAGGCGCGGACCATACATTGTAGATCGAACGCCAGTTCTTGCATACGTCCGCTATGAATGGTAGAATGAGGACGCTTAGTTTGATGAACGCTGAGCCGACGCACCAGAACAGGGACAGCGCATTAGGTCGTTCATGAATGAAGGTGCCATCGATGATAATGAGTGTGCACTAGAGAGGTTAGACGTGACACCCTCGAAGGAGACGAGTTACACTTACCATGCCGACGGATGTACCAACTGCCAGAGCCTGAAAGCAGAGGGTGACTATCAACTCTTCAAAGCTCCCTGCTGCTCCAGCCCAGAAAGTGGCTATGCTCGTGATGGTAGCTGCACACAGAAAGACGGGCCGTCGTCCGAGAGCAGTAGAAAGTGGAATCCCGAAAAGGTATCCCAAGCCAGTAAAGAGCGTCATTGCGGAAGAGAGCGGCTGGGTGTTTCGCTACAAATGAATTAGCCTCATCTACTCTGTTTAAAGAGATTTTCCACATACGTCTCCAAACTCATCTTTAATCGCCAACATGAGAATTCCAGGAAGGTTAACCTCGAACGAGGCCACCACTGAGTAAAAGTTGAGAGCAATGAATGCAAATAGCCTCTTTGAAGATCGCCATGTCAGAGGATCTCGATGGGAGGTGCTAGGGATCGGTAGTTTGAGGACTCTCCCCGCCGAAGAGACAAAGAATACGCTGCCCGCAGCGTGGAGAGAATCACGAGGCGACTTGGATGGTCCTTCGAGAGAActcatggtgttgatggtatCCGCATGATACTGAAAATAGATGTGAAATCCACAACCGGGAGACCAGCCGGTTTTATGATACAATCAACTTGGGCCCTGGTGTTCttaaagtttataaaagCTCCGTCAACAAACCCCGCGGACGCCGCGACACGCTCCAAGCCATACTGAATCCGACCTGGCACTCAGTGGCTTTGAGAGCCCACGTAACACTGCAATCAATCAGCGGGCGCCGTTGAGAGTTGGCGTCCCGGCAGCGCGTCACTCCATTGGCGCtgtatttatttaaacttttCTAGGCTGCTCTAGAAGTTGGATCGCCAGGGGTCTCTCGCTTGGGGTGTTAGTGCGCCTGCAGAGAACTTCGAAATGACAAGGATTCCCAGCCGTTGAAGCCCAATGGGTGACGCGAGAGAAGGGCCGGGCAAGGGAGGAACCGTTGAAGGTTTGCTCCAACGGCAAGGCTGTCCCTCTTTCGGTTAAGTCGGAATGAGACCAAGGGTCCTGGTGCGTGGGTGACATTACGGTAGCTGCGGTGCCTCTCTAGACGAGACACAGTGGTGAAACCCATCTGCCGAGGCTTGCTTTTGTGAACCGGGACATGCCATCAAGGTAGGTCGATGCTACGTAGTAAGTATTCTCGAGCTTGCTTTTGAGGCGTCAAGCCGTTGGTCCGGATCGTAAAATGAGGCTCGCCATGATCTGCAGTGGCTGCCCAAGTCAGCATGaaccttcatcatggccagcCTTACATACTCGCCCGGCATTTGAACGCTGAAATTGGAAAACATGCATCCACCTGGCACATGAGATATGGCTGAAACCGGGGAACCTGGTTCTAGAGCCAAGGCTGTGCAATAAAAGCGAAACCCCTAAGCTCGGCATCTGCCGGCTGGGGATGACGTCTTTGCCTAACAAGCGACACGGAGTCTGCGACGAGAAGGAGTTAGCGTGCATGTCACGTCAAACAGTGGTGAGTGATGAATAGAGTTGTTTACACGTTGCAGGTCCTGCAGCTTCTGTTTGATCCTTTgctcagctcagccttgATGCTGCCTGTATCCGTCTCAGAGCACGGCCTTTTGTCTCTCACAGCATGTGCCGACGCATTGTTCATCCTTGATGCTCATCCTCCCCGTATTGCAGTGCAAGGACCATTCCCCAGACAAGCTATTTGACGAAAACAAATGCCTCGGTAATCGCGAGCTCCACCAGGAGTTGGAGTTGGGTTTCAAGTGATCAACAGCATTTCGGAAGTCCGGATGACACCTTGCAAACTCACAATTCGCTGGGTTCACGGTGCAACAATTTTCTCATTTGTGATAGAAACGGTATCCGCTTGCCGAGCCGTGCCGCTCCGGAGGCGTCTGTGGGCTGGTGTGCTACGAGCCGTCCGCGCGGGTTTGGCGCTCGGCCCTCCCTAACGAGACACGGCGTATGGCTACCAGGGAACGGAAACTCTATCGTTATATATGTGTCACTGCCTCATCTTCATACCTGACTTGGACTCTGATTTCAGCTCCTGATGATCTGATGGGTTGCGCTGTCGCGTCACGCGTAGCTTCGTGTCTCGGCAATGGCCTGCAGCTGCTCTCTGTAACGGCCCAATACCGTCGTTAACTACCGATCAAAAGCAAGAAATTCTAGCAAGGTCTAGGGCCATAACGTAGAGGCCAACAAAAGTGCTTGTTCATAGTGATGGGTGGCTTAGGTGCATGGATCCATGGAGTTGCAATGTGCTCAAAGATGAGACAGGTATGAGCGTGACACAGACGACTCATGGAGATACTAAGCATAAGTGTAATATTTGATGTACTATATGCAGTCTAATGCACTTTAATCTCTTACTTATGCGACACTAGAGAAGATGTGCTCCTTAAAGTGCTTTCTTGTCAAAATGCGTAGCTACCCTACATCACAGCGTGGCAAATCCGAGCTCATAGGTAAAGCCAATGACGACCTTGACAAACTCGGCAACATGGCCAAAGTTGACAGTGCTGATGGTATCCTGAGCACTGTGGATGTACGGGCTGCTGTCGTCAAAGGTTGACTCGAAGACAAATGCCGAGGGGTAGCCGACTCTGGTGGCCGAGGCATGGTCGGAGCATCCATAACCACACTTGGTGTCGACAGCGGGAAGGGTAGAGTACTTTGACCTGTTAGCGAAAGTCCTAGTTCTTCATCTTATTGGGTTACTCACAGCAGTGATGACCTTCTTGGTGAACGCAGTCAAGGAAGCGTCAACGTTGTCAGTGATGACGCCGATAACCTGTCTGGAGCCAGGCTTAACATAGCCAGTCATATCCTGGTTGAGCATAGCCCTGACATCGCGGCTTTCGCGGAGATACTGCTGGAAGATGGCACCACTGCCAAGAAGACCAGCCTCTTCACCGGCATACCAGTGGAACTCGATAGTGTTCTCCGCCTGGTTCGATGCGATGCGAGAGTCGGTAAGCAAGACGCGGAAAGCCTCGAGGATAGTGGCAGAGCCcgatccatcatcatctgcaaCTCGTTAGAGCGTTATTAGCCTTTGACTGAGAATACTTACCAGCACCAGGAGCACGGCCTGAGACACGGTTTGAGAGGTTGACAGAGTCCTGATGAGCACCGACAACAATAGTCTTGGCGCTCTTTCCAGGAATAGTAGCAATGATACTAGGCTGCCTCCAAGAATGCGTAAAGGTCTTGACATTCACATTGGTAGCTCCGCTGGCGCTGATGATGGCCTGGACCTGACCCAAGAGCCACTCAGCAGACTGCTGGCCGTAAGAAGCCGTGTAGTACCTGTTCTGAAAGTTGGAGAAGGTGGTGAGAAAGTCACGCAGTCTAGTTTGGCTCAGCTTGGGCAGGAGAGCGTTGACGGCAGTCTGTTGCGAGACAGCGGTGGGAAAGCCGGCGAGGACTTGGAGGCTGATGGGGGGCTCTTCGTCGAGATCGGTGATGTCGATGAAGTGCTTGTGTTCCTATAAAGGTCAGctaagaaagagaaggagagaatggTAGACTTGCAGCCCTGAGTGCCCACTTCTCTTCCTCAGTTACGGTTCGAATGTCATCGGGGGCGAGCTGGATCTTGTACAGCTGCGGCGCTGGACGCGGGACCGCGACAGCGCTCGACAGGCCGACGAGGGCCGCCAATGCGAGAGACAGATGCATGATAGTTTTAGAGCGAATGATCCAGAAATGCCAAGTCTTGGGACGAGTATTGCCTGACGATCACTCGAAGCCGTATTAGGGAGGCATTTTATACTTGTGCCTTGTGAATCACGATTCTGCCTTGGGAAGGCAGCTCATATTGGACGAATtaatcgtcatcatcatccgacTCGGCTTGCTACACGTATCCGGCAGGAGGAACATTAAGCATCCTACATGCCACCGTCACATCACAGCTACGCGGTCATAGGCATTGCAAAAGATCCCACTGACGCAATACCCAAGCTGAACCACACAAGCTCCCTCACCTTCCAGAACGATCCTTTATGCCGCGGGATGTTGATACGGGAGAGCTAGCGTTGCATTGCGGGCCGCATCGGCATGAGCCTATTCGGGCAGGTCGAGAAGATTCACGGGGACTTTGGGGGATCTTGGCATTATAGCGGGGTTTGATCGACCTAGTAGGATGATCAATGCAAATTGATCAGACTATCTTGATTTGAGGGA harbors:
- a CDS encoding Peptide hydrolase; this encodes MHLSLALAALVGLSSAVAVPRPAPQLYKIQLAPDDIRTVTEEEKWALRAEHKHFIDITDLDEEPPISLQVLAGFPTAVSQQTAVNALLPKLSQTRLRDFLTTFSNFQNRYYTASYGQQSAEWLLGQVQAIISASGATNVNVKTFTHSWRQPSIIATIPGKSAKTIVVGAHQDSVNLSNRVSGRAPGADDDGSGSATILEAFRVLLTDSRIASNQAENTIEFHWYAGEEAGLLGSGAIFQQYLRESRDVRAMLNQDMTGYVKPGSRQVIGVITDNVDASLTAFTKKVITAYSTLPAVDTKCGYGCSDHASATRVGYPSAFVFESTFDDSSPYIHSAQDTISTVNFGHVAEFVKVVIGFTYELGFATL